A genomic window from Triticum urartu cultivar G1812 chromosome 7, Tu2.1, whole genome shotgun sequence includes:
- the LOC125519162 gene encoding uncharacterized protein LOC125519162, which translates to MTSGTTLQDMNAIASKHDASSNIVDISGCDENGRSATKDRKRALVASDSEDNDVLDLGIIPESTHRDGSLYRNTHSWKRDYNVDDRSETRLPDPTDCDIRNGECIRHRPNRVLQIFSLKLAELTVDLGPVELYGYIAVRDYLDTLRNYVVNISRDDPILVKQGSLIDMAGPKRGIDLISTILVEYDMRIKVGEEERDDYQLIDGVTDIADLGPWNCALKKRIQGDCGAVDLTIARVDDAVMANIEVAVSEVQSSFHLRLRCFIGGYNEGIRLFNGTVGESRHLKRSVVAVVDGSTLVLKFKVASGPSSSVERCCSFKADTHGLDTREIKTGFGLISVKVTWSTLLTVYHLGYTGSGIFHKTGKITVIVGYIDPEFINGHGPSAESDVYSFGVVLLEIACGRRPTSRGPGQASAALLAAVREMYRRNQILDAADKRVDGEFDMLQMERLLTGLWCVHHDPVRRPLVTQAVDVLRSHDAKLPVLQAVRGFGEIHSLEGQAYGDLPAEDSAYLHETTYLSATED; encoded by the exons ATGACTAGTGGGACAACCTTGCAAGATATGAATGCTATAGCCAGCAAACATGATGCATCTTCAAATATTGTGGACATCTCTGGTTGTGATGAAAATGGAAGGAGCGCAACCAAGGATAGAAAGAGGGCATTGGTAGCAAGCGATTCCGAAGATAATGATGTACTTGACCTGGGAATTATTCCAGAAAGCACACACCGTGATGGTTCTTTATACAGGAACACTCATTCGTGGAAAAGGGATTATAATGTTGATGACCGTAGTGAGA CTCGGCTACCAGATCCCACAGATTGCGACATCCGCAATGGAGAATGCATTCGGCATCGACCTAATCGCGTGTTACAAATTTTCTCATTAAAGTTGGCTGAACTTACTGTGGATCTTGGCCCAGTAGAGTTGTATGGATACATAGCAGTGCGGGATTATCTGGATACATTGCGTAATTATGTTGTCAATATAAGCAGGGATGATCCCATCCTTGTGAAGCAG GGTTCTCTCATCGACATGGCTGGCCCTAAGCGAGGGATAGATTTGATTTCCACTATTCTAGTGGAATATGACATGAGGATCAAGGTAGGTGAGGAAGAAAGGGATGATTACCAGCTGATTGATGGTGTAACAGACATAGCCGACCTGGGcccatggaattgtgcattgaaAAAACGCATCCAAGGCGACTGTGGTGCGGTTGACTTAACCATAGCACGTGTTGATGACGCAGTCATGGCGAATATTGAAGTTGCCGTGTCAGAAGTGCAGAGCAGTTTTCATCTGCGCTTGCGCTGTTTTATCGGTGGTTATAACGAAGGAATTCGGCTCTTCAATGGTACAGTTGGCGAGTCACGTCATTTAAAGAGGTCTGTGGTTGCTGTAGTGGATGGTTCCACTCTGGTTTTGAAGTTCAAGGTGGCCTCGGGGCCATCTAGTTCAGTGGAACGATGTTGTTCCTTCAAGGCAGACACGCATGGACTTGATACTCGAGAGATAAAGACTGGTTTTGGGTTGATCTCAGTGAAGGTGACTTGGTCGACTTTGCTTACCGTCTA CCATTTGGGGTACACTGGTTCTGGTATCT TTCACAAAACTGGGAAAATAACCGTGATCGTCGGGTACATTGACCCGGAGTTCATCAACGGCCACGGGCCGAGCGCCGAGTCCGACGTGTACAGCTTCGGCGTCGTGCTCCTCGAGATCGCCTGCGGCAGGCGGCCGACGTCGAGGGGGCCGGGTCAGGCCTCAGCGGCGCTGCTGGCGGCGGTCCGGGAGATGTACCGCCGGAACCAGATCCTTGACGCGGCGGACAAGAGGGTCGACGGTGAGTTCGACATGCTGCAGATGGAGCGTCTGCTGACAGGGCTTTGGTGCGTGCACCATGATCCGGTGCGGCGACCGTTGGTGACGCAGGCTGTCGATGTGCTACGATCTCACGACGCCAAGCTCCCGGTGCTTCAAGCGGTGCGTGGTTTTGGGGAGATTCACTCATTGGAGGGACAGGCTTACGGTGATCTGCCCGCCGAGGACTCTGCTTATTTGCATGAAACTACGTACCTTAGTGCTACTGAGGACTGA